A genomic region of Glycine max cultivar Williams 82 chromosome 15, Glycine_max_v4.0, whole genome shotgun sequence contains the following coding sequences:
- the LOC100807623 gene encoding electron transfer flavoprotein-ubiquinone oxidoreductase, mitochondrial, giving the protein MMLMFRSIASKSKTSNTALLLLRAIATSQSLHSNITNLHPPNANNSYHSFSRRHAFSFSKPRANSRVPTSQSFCTASSDRDSIEYDVVIVGAGPAGLSAAIRLKQMCRERNADLSVCVLEKGAEVGAHILSGNVFEPRALNELLPQWKEQEAPITTPVSSDKFWFLTKGRAISLPSPFNNKGNYVISLSQLVRWLGAKAEELGVEIYPGFAASEVLYDANNKVIGIGTNDMGISKDGSKKENFQHGVEIKGRITLLAEGCRGSLSEKIMKKYNLREKGGSEHQTYALGIKEVWEIDEKKHQPGAVIHTLGWPLDHKTYGGSFLYHMKDKQISIGLVVALNYQNPFMNPYEEFQKLKHHPAIKSFLEGGTVIQYGARTLNEGGFQSIPYPVFPGGAIIGCSAGFMNVPKIKGTHTAMKSGMLAAEVTFGALNEGLDMDMYWDALRNSWIWEELHKSRNYRPAFEYGLIPGLALSGLEHYIFKGRHPVTLKHGKPDHEAMNAAKSHSPIHYPKADGVLSFDVPTSLHRSNTNHEHDQPPHLRLRDPKIPELVNLPVYAAPESRYCPARVYEYVADEQNQMKLQINAQNCLHCKACDIKDPKQNIEWTVPEGGGGPGYSVM; this is encoded by the exons ATGATGCTCATGTTTCGCTCTATCGCGTCTAAATCCAAAACCAGCAACActgctcttcttcttcttcgtgctATCGCTACATCCCAATCCCTTCACAGCAACATTACCAACCTCCACCCTCCCAATGCTAATAATTCTTATCATTCATTTTCTCGCCGCCATGCTTTTTCATTCTCTAAGCCACGCGCCAATTCTAGGGTTCCGACTTCTCAGAGCTTCTGCACCGCGTCCTCCGACAGGGACTCAATCGAGTACGACGTCGTCATCGTCGGCGCAGGTCCCGCCGGCTTATCGGCGGCGATACGGCTCAAGCAAATGTGCCGCGAACGAAACGCCGATTTGTCCGTCTGTGTCCTCGAGAAAGGTGCCGAAGTCG GTGCTCACATTCTTTCTGGAAACGTTTTTGAACCTCGCGCGCTAAATGAGCTTCTTCCGCAGTGGAAGGAGCAAGAG GCTCCGATCACTACTCCTGTTTCTTCTGATAAGTTTTGGTTTCTGACCAAAGGTCGCGCAATTTCGCTTCCGTCTCCTTTCAACAACAAAGGCAACTATGTAATAAG TCTAAGTCAGTTAGTACGTTGGTTGGGAGCAAAAGCTGAAGAGCTAGGAGTGGAAATATACCCAGGATTTGCTGCGAGTGAG GTATTGTATGATGCAAACAACAAAGTTATCGGTATCGGAACTAATGATATGGGAATTTCAAAAGATGGTTCAAAGAAGGAGAATTTTCAACATGGCGTCGAGATCAAAG GCCGCATAACACTCCTGGCTGAGGGATGTCGAGGATCATTGTCAGAg aaaataatgaaaaagtaCAACCTAAGAGAGAAGGGAGGTTCTGAACATCAGACATATGCTTTGGGAATTAAAGAG GTTTGGGAAATTGATGAGAAAAAGCATCAACCTGGTGCTGTAATCCACACATTGGGATGGCCCTTGGATCATAAAACATACGGAGGATCTTTTCTGTATCACATGAAAGATAAACAA ATATCTATAGGCCTTGTGGTTGCTTTAAACTATCAGAACCCTTTCATGAATCCTTATGAGGAATTCCAG AAACTAAAGCATCATCCTGCAATTAAATCATTTCTGGAAGGTGGAACAGTTATCCAGTATGGAGCTCGCACTTTAAATGAAGGTGGTTTTCAG TCTATCCCATATCCAGTTTTTCCTGGAGGAGCAATTATTGGATGTTCAGCTGGCTTCATGAATGTGCCAAAGATAAAGGGAACTCACACGGCAATGAAATCAG GAATGCTTGCAGCTGAAGTTACATTTGGTGCACTTAATGAAGGTCTAGATATGGATATGTATTGGGATGCTTTGAGAAATTCATGGATTTGGGAAGAATTGCATAAATCTCGGAACTACCGACCA GCCTTTGAATACGGGCTTATTCCAGGACTGGCCTTAAGTGGTCTGGAACA TTACATATTCAAGGGGAGGCACCCAGTTACTTTGAAGCATGGTAAACCTGATCATGAGGCTATGAAT GCTGCCAAATCACATTCTCCAATTCACTATCCAAAGGCTGACGGTGTCTTGTCCTTTGATGTGCCTACCTCCCTGCACAG GAGCAACACAAATCATGAACATGATCAACCTCCTCATCTTCGTTTGAGAGACCCAAAGATTCCTGAACTTGTAAATTTACCAGTGTATGCTGCACCTGAATCGCGATATTGTCCTGCCCGAGTATATGA GTATGTTGCAGATGAGCAGAATCAGATGAAGTTGCAAATTAATGCACAAAATTGCTTACATTGCAAG GCTTGTGATATCAAAGATCCAAAGCAAAATATTGAGTGGACAGTGCCTGAAGGGGGTGGAGGCCCAGGATACTCAGTCATGTAG
- the LOC100808153 gene encoding protein STRICTOSIDINE SYNTHASE-LIKE 13: protein MEKIKIKLLMKDETFLQHPFVLAVVLVLGLVMMDPFHLGPVAEHEFRPVKHSIAPYHQVMKNWPRDNMSRLALHGKSEFKNQVFGPESLEFDNMGRGPYTGLADGRVVRWMGEQHGWETFAVVTSNWTEKLCFRGNDSTTEKQWKHEKTCGRPLGLRFDKESGDLYIADAYYGLLVVGPNGGLATSLATHVEGKPILFANDLDIHKNGSIFFTDTSKRYNRVAHFFILLEGEATGRLLRYDPPTKTTHVVLDGLVFPNGVQFSKDHSFLLYTETTNCRLMKLWIEGPKSGTVELLADLPGFPDNVRINEKGQFWVAIDCCRTPAQEVLSHNPWLRNIYFRLPIRMSLLARAMGMKMYTVISLLDDKGEVLEVLEDQQGQVMKLVSEVREEQGKLWIGTVAHNHIATLSYP from the exons ATggagaagataaaaataaaactactcATGAAGGATGAAACCTTTCTCCAACACCCTTTTGTTCTTGCTGTTGTTCTGGTTTTAGGCCTTGTTATGATGGACCCTTTTCATCTGGGTCCAGTGGCTGAGCATGAATTCAGACCCGTGAAGCATAGCATTGCACCATACCACCAAGTCATGAAAAATTGGCCTAGGGACAACATGAGCAGATTAGCACTTCATGGGAAATcagaattcaagaatcaagtcttTGGACCAGAGTCACTCGAGTTCGATAACATGGGTCGTGGCCCCTACACTGGTTTAGCGGATGGACGCGTTGTTCGGTGGATGGGGGAGCAACATGGTTGGGAAACATTTGCAGTTGTCACATCTAATTG GACGGAGAAGCTTTGCTTTAGGGGCAATGATTCGACCACTGAGAAGCAATGGAAGCATGAGAAAACATGTGGGCGTCCCCTAGGCCTAAGAtttgacaaagagagtggaGATCTATACATAGCAGACGCATACTATGGACTTCTTGTGGTTGGACCTAATGGGGGACTCGCTACATCGTTGGCAACCCATGTTGAAGGAAAGCCCATTCTCTTCGCAAATGATCTTGACATTCATAAGAACGGATCCATCTTCTTCACAGACACCAGCAAAAGATACAACAGAGT tgcacatttttttatattattggaaGGAGAAGCTACCGGCAGGCTCCTCAGATATGATCCTCCAACTAAAACAACCCATGTTGTATTGGATGGTCTTGTTTTTCCTAACGGAGTGCAATTCTCTAAAGACCACTCCTTCCTTCTCTACACTGAAACCACCAATTGCAG GCTAATGAAGCTCTGGATAGAGGGTCCTAAAAGTGGAACTGTGGAACTTTTAGCTGACCTTCCGGGGTTTCCAGACAACGTAAGAATAAACGAAAAGGGGCAATTCTGGGTGGCAATAGACTGTTGTCGCACTCCAGCACAAGAAGTTCTTAGTCATAATCCATGGTTGAGGAACATTTACTTCCGTTTGCCCATAAGAATGAGCTTGTTAGCTAGAGCGATGGGGATGAAAATGTACACTGTGATTTCACTTCTGGACGACAAGGGAGAGGTTTTGGAAGTTCTTGAAGATCAACAGGGTCAGGTCATGAAGCTGGTCAGCGAAGTCAGAGAGGAGCAAGGGAAGCTTTGGATTGGAACTGTGGCTCATAACCATATTGCCACCTTATCTTACCCTTAA